In the Acomys russatus chromosome 20, mAcoRus1.1, whole genome shotgun sequence genome, CCAGGCTTATCTTCATGGTAGTAGCCCCACTCCCTAGGCCGCTTTCCTCTTTTATCTGTTGTTATTGTGACCAAATACATGGGCAGTgcaggaaaggtttattttggttgatGGGGTTTCAAGGGGTACAATCCATTTTGGGAAGCATGGAGGTGCAAGCAGCTTGTGGCTGGGGCAATGGGTGAACAGAAGCCCCTGGTTACATTGTATTTAtattaggaagcagagagctcactCCTAAGTAGGGCCAGGCTATAGCCCATAATACCTTCCTTTATAGTCTTCCTGACAGGCCCCATGTTAAAACGTTCTACATCTTCCAAAGAGAGTGCTGCCAGCTGGGACCAAGTGCTTGAGCGAGCGCGCGAACCtgtgaaggacacttcatattaaAACCTGACTGGTGCTTAAGCTTGGTGAACCTTCAGCAGAAAAAGAGGATAGTTGAACAGAACAGCACAGTACAGCACAGCATGGGCTTTGTGGGAAAGTTGTTCTCAGTTTGTGTAGGGAACAGAGCAGgtattgttaaaattattttaaaattttctttttctttttttttttttgtgtgtgtgtggggggggggggggggtttgagacagggtttctctgtgtagccttggctgtcctgtactcactttgtagaccaggccggcctcgaactcacagcaatctgcctgcctctgcctcctgagtgctgggattaaaggcgtgcgccaccatgcccggctaaaattttcttttattatgagtAACTTCAGTTGGTAGATAAAGATAGTTTTGAGGATTCCTTGGGAAAAGTTTATTCGCTAAGACAATTGTAAACTTTAAGTAGTAATTTTAATGTTCCTTAAGGCCCAGGCAAAACAAACCATTTAGCTTGAGCAAGTTAGGCCTATTGACCATGAATTTTTAGCTCTTTGCTTTATATATTAATAGAACTGTTGAAAATGCCAGTAAGAGTGCATGAAGTCTTTTTGATTTAAAGTGTTTTaatgctgaggctggagagatggctcagcagttaagagcacttactgctcttgcagagaacccaaattTGGCTTCCAGCATCGGCCTCGGGCAACTTAAAAGcaccataactccagctccagggacccggtgcctctggcctccacgggccCAGAACTTGCACTCTTGTGCACttacacaaaaacagacacacacacaacacatacattaTTGAATTTGCTTTAAATACTTTGCATCGCTTGCAGTCAAGGTCTTTAGGTCTCTAGGATGTCTTGCTTCCTATCTTTGACAGGCAGTGTATCACAACGTGAAGCCAGCGGCACTGCAGCAGCAACTAGAGACTATTCATCTTACACAAGACAAAGCGGAAGCATTTGCCAGCACCTGGTCGGCCATGGGTCAAGAAACGGTTGAGAAGTTCAGGCAGAGGCTCCTGGGCCCTCACAAGGTATGGAACACGCTGTCCCAAACATAGTTTTCAAAAACTTATAGCACCTAGCCTTACAAATGATAATATTTTGTTAAGAGGTGACGTAAGGGCAAAAGTCAAGTTGAGTATTCCTGTTCAATCTTTTCTACATACTAGCATTTTTTGTAAACACAGCACGGTTTAGTTTTGACAGTTTGAAACACACCTCCATAATTTACAGGTAGGAATGAGGCAGTATCCTTCCACCCTCTGGCAGTGATCTCCTTGTGTTTCCAAGTGAGACTTCTTTTTAATGTGTACCGAGTCATTGTTTTCTCGCATCCGCATTAGTGCTTAGTAGAATCTCTTGCGTGAGGTAGGTGCTGACTTAACATATGTCAACTCCCATAAAACAAACccgggggtggggctggggactgTAAAGTCAGCATCACAATGTGCCCTGCTAACTGGCCCTCACACAGTAGTGATGGTCCAGCAGATTGTGCCTTTTCTGACTCATATTCTATGTTACTTTGGTCTTCGGATGTGCCAGCAGTTTTGTGTCCCCGGGGTAAATCTCATGTGTCATCCTTTTAGCATGCTGCTGGTTTGAGTTGCTGATACTTGGCTAGAGGGTTTCTGCTGCAAGGTTGAGATGTAGCTTAGCATCTATTCACCAcggctggagcatcttttgtgtggGAACACTGACCCAGCTCTGTGCCCTGGAACTGCCTCTGTTTAGgcactgtgtgtgtttttttctttcaggtgaatgtttttcagttttatgtccTAGAGCCTTTGTGAGTGGTACATGTGAGGTGAGCTGGGAGCTACTTTTTTGTCTCCTAGGGCCATCCGTGAAGAATCAGCCTTGTTCTGCATTACCAGGAATGCACTAGGTTCAGCAGTTCCAGACTTCTCAGGACTTAGAattacctgtttgtttgtttcttaaagttAAAACTGTTGGATTAGGCCGTGGTGCTATCTTGTATTTTTAACCTTCTTCCCTAAGTATATAGTTTTGATATCTTTTTACATACTTGCCATGCATCTGTATTCTggggatatttttcttttctttcttttttttaaagataattcacttttcttttattatttttttcttttatcaaatttattcttttttttttaaccttttaaaattaatttattcgtattacgtctcacttgttatcccatcccttatatcctcctgttcctccctccctcccgctttcatcctattcccctcccctatgtctgtgactgagggggacctcctccccctctatatgatcatagggtatcaagtctcttcttgatagcctgttatccttcctctgagtggcacccgGCCTcccacccgacttctcagcagagaccataaaagccagaagggcctggacagaggtcctgcaaaacctaagagaccacagatgccaggttagactactttacccagtaaaactatcaataactattgtaggagaaaacaaaatatcccatgacaaaaccaaatgcaaacagtacctatctacaaatccggctttacagaagttactagatggaaaattccaccccaaagggacaagctacaaccaaaactacacaggaaatagataactacaccatagcaaaaacacaaccacacaaactctctactggaaccaacatcaaaattaagactctcaATAGtaacttgtcattaatatctctcaacatcaatggcctcaattctccaataaaaagacacagactaactgaatggatgcataaacaggataTTTTTCTTAACGTACTTCATACTAGCAGGAACAGAGATACAGGTCTCCTTGTATCCAGGCATAAATCCTTGTTCTATGTAGGCATAAATCCTATAGAAAgaaatttttttcagttataatGTGTAGAGAGTGCTTGCTTGTGTTCCCTTCAATTGGAACGTGAATTGCAGTTGAAGTTCCAATTCTACATGTAATCCTCTGTGCGGTCTGTGGTTGGACAGTATATCTACTGCTCTGtggctgtctttcttttttctgtaatgGCGTGTCCCACACAGCTAAAGCTTTAGTTATGCTGGTGCTGTGTCTCACTTGGTCTGTTCTGGATCTCATGCTTAGTTTTGTGCCTAAGAATTTATAGACAGGTCAGTGTTAtagatgttttctcttttgttccttgTCAGTATTTTATACAATGTCAATCTTTTGCATGTAAGCCTGAAATCCTCTTTGAGCTACTTTTGGATAAGGCACAAGTGTTTTCCTCTGCTTTAATTACTGGAGCTTTAGAGTAAGGAGGCCAGGTCtggctgtgcatgcctttaatcacacacgcagaaagcagaggcagtcgggtctctgtggatttgaggctactctgatctatatagtgagtttcaggacagccaaggctacacagagagatctgccaacaaaacaaaacactggcgtgagtggagctggagagattgcccACAGTCCTGAGCTCTTGCTGTTTTCAGCAGCCATGTCGGGCGGCTCATAgagcctttaactccagctccctgGGACCccatcctctcctggcctctgcaggctcctGCGTACACATGACACtcatgtgcgtgcgcgcacacacacacacacacacacacacacacacacacaaacaattaaaaaatagtcTGAGATCAATGGCTTTgctctcatttttatattttttttttgggtatTCTGGTTTCTTGCTCTTATGTAGAATTTGGAAAACTGGTGTTCAGTATCTGCAAACATTCCTGCTGGCATAGTGATTAAGCTGTGTTTGATTTAATGATGAATTTGTAGAGGAATAAATTCTTAGCAGTGTGGAGTAAATTTCTCAGTTTATTAATGTGTTCTTTGATGTTTTTTGCcagtgttctttatttttatcacagatcCTGTGCATATTTTGTAGCTTAGtattttattctgcttttaaaattgttataaatatgctatttttaaaatgttggttcCAATTGCTTATTGTTAGATACTAGAAATGAAATacaattaattctttaaaaatattgtttttgtgatactggagattgaactcatggcctcatAAGTCCTggtaaactctctctctctttctctctctctctttaattttttttatttttatttttcaagacaggctttctctgtatattcttggctgttctggactcccatTTTAGAccaggccttgagctcacagcaatctacctgcctcagcctcctgagtgctgagattaaaggcatgcatcaccatgcccggcctgctGACAAACTCTTCATGACTTGTCCTTTCTGACTATATTGACCTGTCCTGTGACTTTGATAATTTGGGATAGCTTCTTtcaaatacatttctttctttctttttttttttttttttttcggttttttgagacaaggtttctctgtgtagccttggccatcctggactcactttgtagaccaggctggcctcgaactcacagcgatccacctgcctctgcctcccgagtgctgggattaaaggcgtgcgccaccacgcccggctctcttataattatttttacatgaattttcAGTATTGGTGAATAGAGACTTTTCTTCCAAATCTACATAGCTCCCCCCTTTCTTTAATCAATGtgatatatatgatatacaggcatgttttcatgtgtgcatgtgtgtgtatgtgtgcatgtgtgtgtatgtgtgcatgtgtgtgtatgtgtgccagaGGTCATGTTGGGTGTTTCCCTCCCCCTTTGCCCCCAATACCTTAtgctttgagacagcatctctctgtaggacctagaactcactgaatCAAGTAGACTGGATGGCCAGTGCCTCTCTTTGCCAGCCTGTTTCTGTCATGCTGGTGCTGACATCACAGATGTACCCATTGTTTACGTGGGTGCTGAGGATGcgagctcaggtcttcatggttTATTAGCATcactttaccgactgagccatcgctccagccctccttttccttattttcttgtcttcttgACTGATGTGTTTCTGGCTCCCCAGCATCCCGCACGGTTCGCACCTCTCACTTATTTCCAGGCTCCAGCTGGAAGGTGGTCCTCAGCATCACCTGACCAGCTGCCTTCGGAGATGCTGCTTCAGGATCAGAATAACCAGCTGTCAGAGGAAATACacaacatggaaaaaagaaacttgaGGGCTGGGTATCGCAGCATGTCTGTTATCCCAGTAgcttgggagactgagggagAAGGGTCACAAGTTGAGGACAGTCAAGACAGTGAAGATACATAGTAAAACTGACTTTTAGAGAATAAAGTTGGGAAGACCGGAAGACGTTGGAAAGAGTTGACTGTATTTTGCCAgactgtctgtgtgtatgtatcatgtgcatgcctggtaccaggagaggcaagaagagggtgttagCTCCCCTGGAACATGAGTTACAGTTGTTTTTGAGCCTTCATATAGGTCTGAGGCGCCGACCGTTGAACTTTCTCTTCGGTCCTCAAGCTATCCATTTTTTCTGACTGAATAATGTCCATTGTGAATATATAGCTGTGCCTtcttattcatccatccatcaatgGGCATTTAAGTTGTTGTCTTCTTGATAACAGGCTTACTAACATGTAGAGGTGACATTCCTCCCTGGCTTTGATTGCCATATTCCTGATGTGTGACATGGAGCATCTTTGCCATGCTTGTTGgtatctctgtttaaaaaaaaattaaaaaaaaaaccttttctgtttttttgttaagatttatttttatttttaaattgtgtgtgtgtgtgtgtgtgtgtgcacatgagcgtgtatgagtgtgtgccatgtggtgtgtgtgtgtgtgcgcacatgagcGTGTATGAGTGCGtgccatgtggtgtgtgtgtgtttgtgtatgggttTATGTTGGcacttgaggaggccagaagagggtgtcctcgggtctcctggagctggagtagtAGGTGACTGTGAACAATCAGATACTGGTTTTGGaaacccaactcaggtcctctggaaaagcagcaagtgtgctCAGCTGTCGAGTCCTGCCTCCAACCCAGCTTTacccattttaaaaactggattgCTTTTTTGCTGATCCTTGTTTggactcttttatttatttatttatttttgcttactgACCCTTATCAGGTAATATGATGCGTGGATTTCTTTTGTTCTGCAGGAtgcctttttcctttgtgtgCACCTTGTTCAAGGACTTTGAGTTTAgtaaatcacatttaaaaaaaaaaaatctgtggcctTTGCTTTTGGTTTCATATCCTAAAAACCACCACCAGAGCATTGCCAGAGAGTTTTCCCCCTTAATATTCATTATGCCTAGTATACAAGTatctaattgatttttaaattgtaagaGCCCACTTTTGTGTTCTTATGCATAGCCAGTTTCCAGCACCATTTGATAAAGAGACTGCATTTTCccattgtgtgtgtttggtgcccTTGTCAAAGATAAGTTGAAAAGTAGTTGAAAGGCATAGTGAGAAAATAGCTCtttatgtctttattatttaGATCTGGTAAGTCAGAGAGAGTACTGTAATCGCTTTTTCTAACGCTTTACGGAAAGGAATTTTCCCTTCAGTCTCCTCACTTTTCAGAAACACTGTCTATTCCCTTGGAGACTGAGCTGGTACTGCTGCGTGTCCAgctttgctttcttccctcttctcagcGCCGACTGTCAGTGGTGCTTTCCCACACTTGTTATAAGGCCATGTGATCATAACACTAGATTACAAACCACGGAAAATAAGCAGTGTTTGTAATTTtactcattaaaattttatttagaatcCCTTAATACATTTGAAccatattaaaagtaaaaactgCTGTGTCGAGTCTTTTTGTCAAAAATAGCTTTTGTTTCTGAAACTTTTCTTgaggcactatttttttttttttttcttctccaagatagagtttctttatgtaaccttggctgtcctggacacactttgtagaccaggccggccttgaactcacagctatcttcctgcctctgcctcctgagtgctgggattgcaggtgtctGCCACACCTGGCGAGTCactattcttgttgttgttgttgttgtttttttttttttttttttttttttgagacagggtttctgtgtgtagccttggctgtcctggactcactttgtagaccaggctggccttgaactcacagagatctgctagcctttgcctcctgagtactgtgattacaggcatgtgccaccatgcccagctgaggcaCTATTCTTAAattgtgtttttgtatttttttctaaaatactttaaaaagtaagataatGAAATGGTCTGGAAGGTCTCTCCTAAAGTAGCATGCTTATCGATCTCTCTCCTTGAGAGGACGTAGGTGTGGGCAAGTTTTTAAGTATAAATTAAACTCGTTTGTTTTGAATGCCTACAATGCACTCAGT is a window encoding:
- the Commd10 gene encoding COMM domain-containing protein 10 isoform X3, whose product is MAASGSLILPESPSMKKAVPLINAIDTARFPRLLSRILQKLHLKAENSFTEEEEEKLQAAFSLEKQELHLVLETVAFVLEQAVYHNVKPAALQQQLETIHLTQDKAEAFASTWSAMGQETVEKFRQRLLGPHKAFSVYSWLFWTPILDQALSSQQSTCLSLLSAEIKGMHHHARPADKLFMTCPF